From the genome of Blautia hydrogenotrophica DSM 10507:
CGTCACTGTCAGTAAAGACAGCTTTAGGCCATCATACTGAGACTTTATGTCTTCTAACTTCTGACTGCTCAATTCTCTCCCTCCTTTTTCAAAACTCTGTCATTTTTCTGATTGTACAAAAACATCATCACAGCCATAGAACAGATCACCAGGTATCCTACCCAGCTTAACCAGTCCGGGATCTGTCCAAATATGATCAGCCCTAAAGTCGCTGAAAATATAATCTGAGAATAGTCATAAACTGAGATTTCCCGAGCCGGGGCACAGCAATAAGCCGCTGTGATGGAAAATTGTCCTCCGGCAGCCGATAGACCTGCCAGCAGCAAAATTCCAATCTGCGACAGACTCATATAGTGATAGTCAAAAAGCAGAAACGGCAGCGTTACCAAACAGGAAAATCCCGAGAAAAAGCACACGATAAATGGCCCTTTCTCGCCTCTTTCCCCTAGATAGCGGACAAAAGTATAGGCAATTCCAGCACCCAAGCCACCCAGCAGACCAATCACAGCCGGAAACAAATCCATTCCCACCACAGTAGGTTTTATGATAAATAGACTTCCTATGAAAGCTCCACCCACAGCCAGCGCCTGCACCGGCTTCACTCGTTCTTTCAAAATTAAATAACTGAATATCACCGCAAAAAACGGAGACATTTTATTCAGCATAGAAGCATCCGCCAGCACTAGATGGTCTACCGCATAGTAATTGCACAGAATTCCAACGGTCCCAAAAAT
Proteins encoded in this window:
- a CDS encoding DMT family transporter, whose protein sequence is MRMNQKYKGIIYIIISAFCFALMNMFVHLAGDLPSVQKSFFRNLVAFFFAVIIMARKRIWFSGKKENIAPLFYRAIFGTVGILCNYYAVDHLVLADASMLNKMSPFFAVIFSYLILKERVKPVQALAVGGAFIGSLFIIKPTVVGMDLFPAVIGLLGGLGAGIAYTFVRYLGERGEKGPFIVCFFSGFSCLVTLPFLLFDYHYMSLSQIGILLLAGLSAAGGQFSITAAYCCAPAREISVYDYSQIIFSATLGLIIFGQIPDWLSWVGYLVICSMAVMMFLYNQKNDRVLKKEGEN